From the Pseudorasbora parva isolate DD20220531a chromosome 2, ASM2467924v1, whole genome shotgun sequence genome, the window agaccagtgaagacagcctctccttctcttctcttctccgaaACTCTCTGGCTTTTACTTCTTCAACTctctcctgtgggagccaacacccacggggggggggctggcacttaagccatgccaccaatgcaggccctccaagcaggcctcatctcttccaaaaatcttctcttctacaatccgatcttcaagaacacgaagcatcgctaaagcaaacagccgcttccctcccaacctcggaaaggaccgccggacacgcagagacacgcagagacacgcagagacacatacgcacacaagcgagaagccaaaacgaaaccaaaaagaatgcaagtattcttattcttactgctgtaaagaggatgtgttattctcccgttgggataaattaactccgtgaaggtcgtatttggtgaattgaaggaaagttgtttcttaccctcccccactctctttgtctctctctctctcttttatctctctctaacttcagtctagtcattattctcttttatgtattctttcgttaatatctatacttctactctcttgatgcatatttagtatgtactttctgtgtgaattgtagtgttatttttagtctgtgtttattaaaccttcaaaggacatttaatgagttgaatctgttattctgccacatacacgaagtcaatgaaacttgcgatctaaacgttacctaactgcttatgctactatgttagtaaagtaaactgtatgaccatttgaaatattgaacttgtcctgatcagtaaagttaatgtttctcatgcgctcgtaaagcagtaatccctttattgagaattgatttgaaaagtctataactaatttgcaggacaaacttagtaggataatttcaagcaatttcataaagggttacttgtatttaattaaacaattttccctattggaaaattttaatacgtaatgaacaactggcaaatcatattcataaattcatgaatattgaatattaaatcccttttgagttaattattccccgagacattaaactcatgagtcgttgttgttacagcATTATGCATTTGTTTGAGCCACAGAGGTTAGCTGTCAAACCGTGTAAGAGTCAAAGCAGCTCTGCCCTTGTTCCTCCTGACTGGAGCTTTTATCTGCCTCTGGTTGATTGCCTCATGGTCTTCAGCTGGGACCTGTCAGGTGTTGTCCTAATTAGCTTTGCCACTAGTGACAAGTAGGACACGAGCTTGTcccaatatatatattacatgaagctagaataaaactttattttgatatattgcacatTCAGACGTCCACACAACAAAATAATCTGGGGGCCATGATATTTTTTGAGAAAATCATCAAAAACGCTGTTGGGTAAAAAGTTAAGCATTTTTTAACGTTCCCATAACCAAAACTGCATGCTTgggaattgtttttaaaacaaaaaaattgtaaGATGGATGTGTATTTTTTGctgaatgtatttatttttgagtgaatGTCTGATTTTATTCACACAATATAGCTTTTATTCAGTACAgtttatcttttttatttaattgtattatttatttatagttttAAACATTTCACACACAATATACAATGTGCTCAtgacaaaataccacatttacAGGCATGTACAAATACAGAAAACAAAATGACTCTATTCATTTTGTTTAgaaaagccccccccccccattattAAACTTGATTGAATTAAGCATGATGAGCAATACAAAGATCAGTAACAACGAGAGACATGTAAAATCTACAGGTTAACTGATTAACAggtaaacacaaaataataatggCAAAAGTAGTAAACCATTAAAGTAAGCAGCATGGTTTCCACTGTTAAACAATGCACAGTTCAGGTCACTTGTTTTTCCAGTGCTATTCAACACAAAAACAGTCTCACACCAGAGATCTGGCTGATCTGTTCTGTTTTTGACAGCAGTGACATTAAACGTCTCATATGGAGGAATCAGCACCTCTTTCTCATCAGGATACTTTGAATATTTTGTCAAATTAGCCCCTTCACAAGTGTAGATTTCAAAACAAGATTTATTTCCGAAACCCTGTATTACTTTACGATCAAGCGATGAGGATGAAAATGAGCTCAGACGGACCTCTGTGTTCTGGACATCAAACCTAACATTTGTACCACGGTAAGTTACATAGCATCTGTTTTGTGTTTTCTTCAGAATCTGTAATGCCTCTGTTAACAGAAAGTGAAGTGAATACCATTTGAATGTCTTGTCTTGGTACTTTTGTTTGCCAGTACGAGTGGCACTTGTGAAATTACTGTACACTTTAGAGTCTTTGTTAGTGTACACATGAATGGCGACTGAATGAATCTGCTGCAAGTTATCCTCTGGTTCCTTTGCATTCTCTTCAGCTTCTTGCcaagtctttttaaattcaGCTGAGGCGGATTTTTCCTCTTCTAGATATTTTGTCTTTACCAGGTGTGCCATTTCCTCTCTACATTCCATATATTGATCATCAACAGATTTCGGTGCCATATCCAATGGAAATATCCTTActccaacagcagcagcagcagctctGTGATCCTGCAGCAACAGGAATCATAATGATCACATCATAAGTATTCATGTCTGTAATATTCATACTAGAACACAAGCTTACCTGTCCCAGAGCAGCTAAAATGAGAAGAGCTTCAATGATCAGCAGCATCTTGATTAAGTCAAATCCCTCAGATGATCTATAGATCTAGAGAAGAATAGCTGAATTGTGACTCTGATGCATCTATCTGTTAATATGGGACAGGTTTGCAATCTTATCTCAAGAGAATTTCTAATAATTATCCAGCAAATATGGTACAAACACACCAATGATCTGAGCCAATTTTGGTgaagccaatcacagcagtgggcgtttacactgaagtctcacagaaGCCAATCACagccgtgggcatttacactgaagtTTCACagaagccaatcacagcagtgggcatttacactgaagtctcacagcagacaccccccttcaaacagagcgtttacttttatttctaaagtatGACTATTTTTGATGTGAAAATcatactaacattataagtgctCCACAGgaaacataataaaacaatgcagtgcATAACTCTGGTTTCTAGACCATTTATTCCTAAATTAATTAGCTAAAACCGCAGTGAAGAGGATTTGAGAGGCTGACACCAAATTTGGTCAAATGATTTTTCAGTACCTTTCCCATAAAACTGTTCCAGATTTCATAACATTTTACCATACAGTTCTGCATGTTAATGGTTGAGGGATACGAAGAAAAAGAAGAATGCATAGAAATGCAATAGATGTCTATGCAAATTTAGTGCTTGACCTCTAATACTGTACTATAAGATATAAGACATTAACTAATTACGCtgttaagggggggggggggggggatgctgtttcatgcatactgagcttgttacactgttaaagacttggagtcccatcctaaacatagacaaagtttcaaaaactaatgttggacttttgatggagtatttctgtgtcaaaaatactccttccggtttctcacaagttttggagaggttttttttgagtatggctcGTTACGTTAATAGAGCGAagggtccttgtatgggccgtacgggctcttctcccggtagggtgcgtgtGCGCGTGACTAGGAAATGCACgaccataaacactctcagctgcagatccactcgtctgtgaacacttatgttgttatagtccgcgccgcgccgcgccgcgctccactttattcctatgggtgacatcaagcgacttcaatgctttagcacagcattccgggaaggcagcgctgcatttgaaccgatttgaacgcagaaatgacggaaagctt encodes:
- the LOC137092309 gene encoding ecto-ADP-ribosyltransferase 5-like isoform X1 encodes the protein MLLIIEALLLILAALGQDHRAAAAAVGVRIFPLDMAPKSVDDQYMECREEMAHLVKTKYLEEEKSASAEFKKTWQEAEENAKEPEDNLQQIHSVAIHVYTNKDSKVYSNFTSATRTGKQKYQDKTFKWYSLHFLLTEALQILKKTQNRCYVTYRGTNVRFDVQNTEVRLSSFSSSSLDRKVIQGFGNKSCFEIYTCEGANLTKYSKYPDEKEVLIPPYETFNVTAVKNRTDQPDLWCETVFVLNSTGKTSDLNCALFNSGNHAAYFNGLLLLPLLFCVYLLIS